One Candidatus Omnitrophota bacterium DNA segment encodes these proteins:
- a CDS encoding ABC transporter permease has protein sequence MIEAYSLWLAHEIPLLIHSGFLKGAPLLWAAAGGAFSERSGVINIGLEGMMLTGAFAGAAVSWTTGDPWLGALAAAMGGGSMGLFHALVCLRWKADQIVSGMGINLMAMGMTGFLLERIFHARGNSPEVPKMPALTGSDASIPILSDLLFPLSPLHILLAIVILWTVYLFYHTRFGLRLRACGENPSAAAAAGVNVGWQRCAAVGLSGVLAGLGGAQLSLGDISQFSVGMTNGRGFVALAILICSGWRPLRAAGACLAFGCLEAMGERLQSVIPALPSRVLLLLPFAAALAILSLRRFSNRPPQALGKIE, from the coding sequence ATGATTGAAGCCTATTCGCTGTGGCTGGCGCATGAAATTCCCTTGCTGATCCATTCAGGATTCTTGAAGGGCGCTCCTCTGTTGTGGGCGGCGGCGGGCGGCGCATTCAGCGAACGTTCCGGCGTCATCAATATCGGATTGGAAGGAATGATGCTTACGGGCGCGTTTGCGGGAGCGGCCGTTTCCTGGACGACGGGCGATCCCTGGCTGGGAGCGTTGGCGGCGGCGATGGGAGGCGGATCGATGGGTTTGTTCCACGCGCTCGTTTGTTTGCGATGGAAGGCCGATCAGATCGTCAGCGGCATGGGAATCAATCTGATGGCTATGGGGATGACGGGCTTTCTTTTGGAACGGATTTTTCATGCGCGGGGCAACTCGCCGGAGGTTCCCAAAATGCCTGCACTGACGGGAAGCGATGCGTCGATTCCTATTTTATCCGATCTGCTATTTCCTTTATCTCCATTGCATATCCTTTTGGCGATCGTCATTTTATGGACGGTCTATTTATTTTACCATACGCGATTCGGCTTGCGTCTGCGCGCCTGCGGTGAGAATCCCAGCGCGGCGGCGGCGGCGGGAGTGAACGTCGGATGGCAGCGTTGCGCCGCTGTCGGCCTCAGCGGCGTATTGGCCGGATTGGGAGGGGCGCAACTCTCGTTAGGCGACATCAGCCAATTCAGCGTAGGGATGACCAACGGGCGCGGCTTCGTGGCGCTGGCGATTTTGATTTGCAGCGGCTGGCGGCCCTTGCGGGCGGCGGGCGCCTGTTTGGCGTTCGGCTGCCTGGAAGCGATGGGGGAGAGGTTGCAGAGCGTCATTCCGGCTCTTCCCTCGCGCGTATTATTGCTATTGCCTTTCGCGGCGGCGCTGGCGATTTTATCATTGAGACGATTTTCCAACCGCCCTCCGCAAGCGTTGGGCAAGATCGAATAG